Proteins from a single region of Hordeum vulgare subsp. vulgare chromosome 6H, MorexV3_pseudomolecules_assembly, whole genome shotgun sequence:
- the LOC123404138 gene encoding protein YABBY 4-like, translating into MSSSSSSSSAVFNLDHLAPSPTEQLCYVHCNCCDTILAVGVPCSSLFKTVTVRCGHCANLLSVNLRALLLPPAAPPANQLQFGHSLLSPTSPHGLLDEVAFQTPSLLMDQASTNLSGFTGRSNSSCASNLPAMPMPAAKPAQQETEQSAKSAPSANRPPEKRQRVPSAYNRFIKDEIQRIKAGNPDITHREAFSAAAKNWAHFPHIHFGLMPDQGFKRTFKAQDGAEEMLLKDGLYAAAAAAAANMSVTPL; encoded by the exons atgtcgtcgtcctcctcctcctcgtcggctgTCTTCAACCTGGACCACCTCGCGCCGTCCCCCACCGAGCAGCTCTGCTACGTCCACTGCAACTGCTGCGACACCATCCTTGCG GTCGGCGTGCCGTGCAGCAGCCTGTTCAAGACGGTGACGGTGAGGTGCGGCCACTGCGCCAACCTGCTCTCCGTCAACCTCCGCGCCCTCCTGCTCCCGCCCGCGGCGCCTCCAGCGAACCAGCTCCAGTTCGGCCACTCATTGCTTTCCCCTACTTCCCCACATGGCCTCTTG GACGAGGTTGCGTTCCAGACGCCGAGCCTTCTGATGGACCAGGCGAGCACCAACCTGAGCGGCTTCACGGGCCGCAGCAACAGCAGCTGCGCCAGCAACCTGCCGGCGATGCCGATGCCTGCCGCAAAGCCTGCGCAGCAGGAAACCGAGCAGTCGGCCAAGAGCGCCCCATCGGCGAACAGGC CTCCGGAGAAGCGTCAGAGAGTCCCATCCGCGTACAACCGCTTCATCAA GGATGAGATCCAGCGCATCAAGGCCGGCAACCCGGACATCACTCACCGCGAGGCCTTCAGCGCAGCCGCAAAGAAT TGGGCCCATTTCCCGCACATTCACTTCGGCCTAATGCCGGATCAGGGATTCAAGAGGACCTTCAAGGCTCAG GATGGCGCTGAAGAAATGCTTCTCAAGGACGGTCTCTATGCTGCGGCCGCGGCCGCGGCTGCCAACATGAGCGTCACTCCACTTTAA